GTCTTGTGCAAAAGTAACAGCTACAAAAAGGAATAAAATGGAGGCTAATGCGTACTTTACTCTTATCATTATTTAGTTATTTAGTATTGCGAAAATTAAAGTTTTTATAGATATTTTTTAACATATGTTACAAATTTAACATTCCTTTAGTATCTGATTTCACTAAAACATGGCTCTTTTTCTTTCCGTTTATTTTAAAATGAACCACATTTTGTTGATCATCATAAATATCAGTTAGCACTTCATTTTGAATGCCTATTTGTTTTAATGTGTTTAAAGGAATATTTGGTACTTCTAGATAGCAAATGACCATATCAGAATCGTACTTTTTGCCAATGAAATCGTACTTCACTGTTTCACCATTTATTTCAACCATAAACTTAGTACGTAAATATTTTTCCAGATATTCCCGATCTACTGAAGATTCTCTATCTGATCCAAGTTTAGCAGGTATTCCATATCGCTCTTTTAGTACCGTATTTAAATCATCAATAAAAACACGGGTGATTATTTGAACCGATTGATCCTTTTCTGAATAATCAACATTGGTAACACTAATATAGAATTTATGCGCAGTGGTAAACGCAACTAGTGGTACTATCAACACTATAAATACTAATCTAAAATATTTCATTTTACGGTGTTTTATTAACTTTATAATCGAGATATAAATGCTCTGAACCTTGTCTACCGGCCCGGCAGGCTTATGTCGAAATCTTGACTAAATTTACAATTCAACGCCCCGTGGACTTGTCCCGAGATTATTTACTTTCTAACAAACCATATGCCAAATACATAAAATACTAATCTAGAGAATTGTTTTCTCTATATAGTACGCTCCTGTTTCTCATATACTCCCAAATTTCAATTTGATCATGGGTATCGACAATACGCTGAAACTTGGCGTCCACTTCACAGAAATATAAAAAATCATCTATTTTTTCAATGGGTATTTTTAATTGTTTTTGAAAAATACTATCTGCATAAAAATTGCGTATACGCTCTGTTCTATCATATAGTTTATTTCTTTCTACACGTTTTTTAAGCATTTTAGTTCTACCCGATAGTGCATTTAATAAGGGGTCAAAACTCATTATAGGATTAGCAGTGGCAGCACTCAGCTCCCTCTCTGCTTTGGTCGGAATTTTTACATAAGCGTTTGGCAAACCCAAGGTAGATGCAGTAACAATTGGGTCTAATTCTAAAGTAGGTAAATCCTTTAATAAATTTCCACTAAGGTTATATGGCGTTACGGTAACCTCGTCCAATTCGTTCAACGCATCTTCTAAACCAACAGAAATGAATTTACTTTCTAAAATAGCTGTTGACACCACTACAATTTTTTTCTTGTATTGAATTGCGGAAAACTCTAAGGTATCCAACATATTCACCGTAATAGTAAAAAAACCATTTACATCGGTAATTGTCGCTCGTTTGGTTGTTAAATTAAGTACATGTGTTGCAGCGACATCACCATCATCACTATATACTTTACCTTCTAAATTTTTAGATTTACCAATTTGAGCTACCGAAACAGCACTCATTAATAAAAAAATTAGTAGGAAACTACTCCTCATCTATTCCTTTAAGAAATGTTTTACTGTTATTTACCAGCGCATCAATGAGTTGAAATTCATTTTCTTTCCTCAACAATGACTGGGTAGGCATTCTAGTATCACAATATATTAAAAACTCGTCTATTCTATCTTGTGGAATATTAAGATCAAGAACAAAAAACGAATCATCGTATACTTGTCTTAAAACATCACTTACTTTTAACTTGGGACCAGATTCGTCGGCTTCATTTTGAGATTTAAATATTGCCCTGAATATATTTACAAAATTCAACCCATCTTGCATTCCCCTTTCCGATTGGGATAACGCTATGTTTTCTACCTCTGTACTACGATCAATCTCGTAATCATAAGTTTTAAATTCTTCGTTTTTTAATTTCAAAAAACGCTCTTGCTGTTCTGGTGTTATCACCACTTCATCTAACTCGGTTACTTTTTCCTTAACCTCTACCACCAAACGGTTATTTGCCAAAATTTCTTCGGTTATGGTTACCACTTTTATATTGTAATTAACTGCAGTAAATACTAATTCATCTCCCACTTTTACATTAATCTTAAACCTACCTTGGTCGTTTGTAATTGTTGCTCTTTCAGAAGTAGAGTTAATAACATTCTCGTTAGGCACAGCAACATTCATGTAAATAACAGATCCCATTAAGGGTCTTCTATCATCATCTTGAGAAACTCCTGTAAATACAGTAAATAGGGCTATTAAATAAAATACTATTTTGGTCATTTATTTTGTATTGAGTTATGAAAACCCATTTTACCGAGTCTTCAGAATATAAAGTAAAGATATGTTTAAACGATAAAAAAAAACGTGTCAATAAACTTTTGTTAATTTCTTAGGACAAAGTTCATTCTCCATAAACACTATTTTGCTTCAATAAAATGGCCATTCAGCGAAGTTTAATGTTCTTTAACCTAATACCATACTATTTCAACTTATAAATAAAGCTAGATTAGAAGATAATACTATTTTTGTTTTCCATCATTTTAAATGGTGTTAAAACGCTTAGTATGAAAGCCATAATTTTATTTATTCTGTTTGCCATGCTCACCATTTCATCGGTTTTTGGGCAAATTAAAATAGGTGACAATCCACAAAACATAGATGCTGCCTCAATTTTAGAATTAGAAAGCAATACAAAGGTTTTTGTCATTACACGTGTTACTACCCTTGAAATGGAAGCCATTACCCCACAGCGCGGTGGTATGGTTTACAATATTGATACTGAGTGTATAAATTATTATGACGGTACACAATGGGTAAATCTTTGTGACGCGGTTGACTTCAATATTACTAACGATCCTATCGTTAATAATAGAGTAACTATTGAAATTACGCCAACTGCAGCAGGCTATAATTTAGAAATTGCGAAAAATGGTATTCTAGGCGATAATATTGTTGATGGTGGTATTGGCCCAGATGACATTCAAGATAACTCCATCGGTCAAAGTAAATTAGCTGCTGAATCTGTAGGTTCTAGTGAAATTAGGTCCAATGCAGTAGGTTCCGATGAAATTAGAGATGGTAGTATTGCCCCTTCGGATATGGCCAATTTTATACCCGGACAGGTTTTAACAACGGATGAAAATGGCATTGTTCAATGGGAAGCTACCGGAAATCTACAAGGTGCATTAGGGGATGAATTTACTATATCCGGTAACGGCACACCAGCAAGCCCCTTACAAATAAGCGAAGGGGTGCAACAAAATATATCCAATAACAACTCTTTAATTACAGCACACATTGTTGCGGACGAAGATACTGACGACACTAACGAACTAATAGACTTAAGTTTTACTAAGTTAACCAACACATTAAGTATTAGTAAATCGGCTAATCCTATAGGTGCTTCGGTTGATTTAAGTGGATTAATAGGATCAGACGACCAGCAACTAACTTTGAACAATAATATACTTAGTCTAGAAGAAGGCGGTACTCCTATTGATTTAAGTATTTATGCCAATTCTGGGTCCGACAACCAAAATTTAGAAACAGCTACGTTAGCAAATGAACAACTAACCATTACTATTGAAGGAGGAAATCCAACAACGGCAGACCTTGGTGTTTTTGCTACCGACGCAGCCTTAACAACAGGGTTAGCGTTAAAAGAAGACCTAGCCAACAAATCTAACAATGTTACTTTAGGAAATTCTACAGTGCTTTATCCAACCCAGAACGCCGTTAAAGTTTATGTGGACAATGTGGTAGGGGGTTCGGCCCAAACCATTGTAAGTGCAGATCCAAACAACGCTATTATTCAAAGCGCCAATGATGGTGGTGCATATTATAATGATGGGGACAGAAACAGCCAAAACGAGTTACAAGATTTAGCTTTTAATAATGCCACAAACATTTTAACACTTACGACCCCTGGCACCCCTAACAACCAAGCGGATTTAAGTGGATTAGCAGGAATTACTACATTAAACAATGGATTTATACTGGTGGGAAATGCAGCAAATGCGCCTGCAGAAGTTTCGGTTAGCGGGGATGCTACCATGAACAATCTTGGTGAGGTTACCATTGAAAATGCTGCAGTTACCCCTATTAAAATTGAACCCGGACTTGACGGACAATTTTTGAGTACAGTAGCTGGGGCTGTAACTTGGGTAGCAGAACCAACTGGCACTGGTGGCTCTACAGAACTTGTCGACGGAATTACTATTACTGGTGATGGAACAAATTTAGATCGTTTTAAAATTGAGCCAAGTGCCACATTGGGACAATACTTAAGAACCAATGCAGCTGGAAATGTCGTTTGGGACAATCTACCGACAGGTACGGCAGGCACTGTAACTTCAGATGGAATTACAATTGTAGGTGATGGATTGGCAACAGCCCTACAAGTACCAACTGGAGGAATTACATCGTTACAAATTTTTGATGAAACCATTGCAACGGCTGATATTGCCGATGATAATGTTACGCCAGATAAAATTGAACAAGGAGCTGCCGGCGAAGTTTTAACCACTGATATTAATGGGGATGTTATTTGGGCGCCTAACAATAATTTAGATAACCAAAATGCATCGGAAGTACCTTTTACACCAGCCGGTAACACTGTTAGCACCAACGTACAAGCGGCCATTACAGAGTTACAGACCGAAATTGACGGAATTACTATTACGGGTGAAGCCAATACAGCTTCAAACCAAGGTACTGCTGGCGTGGGAACTTTTATTCAGAAAAATGGTGTTGACCTTGAATTTAGAAGTGTAAATGCAGGTTCTAATAAAATAACTATTTCAGAGGATGCTGTCAACAATGAAATTCTTGTTGATATTGATGATACTAACTTAACCATTATAGAAAGTCAAATCTCCGATTTAACACACACTATTGATACAGATGACCAAAATGCAGCCGATGTACCCTTTACACCAGCCGGAAACACCATTAGCACTGATGTACAAGCTGCTATTACAGAATTACAAACAGAAATTGATGGTATGACGGCAGGAAATAATTTTTCGAATGCTGATTTAACTTTAGATGCTAATAGAACACATCAATTAGCTGGATTTGATTTGAATTTTGATGGTTCTGGGAATATAGGAATCGGAAATAACAATCCACAGAATAAGTTGCATGTATCAGGAGAAATACGATCTGAAGGCTATAACTCGTCACAAGGTACAGCACTATTACCTGCTTATTCCTTTAGCACAGGTGATGACATTAATACAGGAATGTATCGCCCAGCAGCGGATGAAATTGGTTTTTCAGTTGGTGGGATTGAAGCACTCAGGGTAGAAGAAGACGGTGGCAATACAAATGTCATAGTTTACCAGAGTCTACAATTAAACAACTTATTGCTAGATAAAGACGGTGAAGCAGGTACTACTGGTCAAATCTTGTCTTCAACGGGGGCACAAACGGATTGGATTGATGCGCCAACTAATACCTCCGCAGACTGGAATACACTTTCCAACATCCCTGTAGGATTTCAGGACGGAATAGATAATGACACAAATCTTGATGAAACAGCTGTTGATGCTTTTGTTTCTAACAATGGATTTTTAACCACCGAAATAGACGGGAGTATTACCAATGAAATTCAAAATCTTAACTTGGTTGGCAACGACTTATCTATTAGCGGTGGCAACACGGTTACACTTCCCGCTCCTAGTTCCGCAGACTGGAACACACTTTCCAACATCCCTGTAGGATTTCAGGACGGAATAGATAATGACACAAATCTTGATGAAACAGCTGTTGATGCTTTTGTTTCTAACAATGGATTTTTAACCACCGAAATAGACGGGAGTATTACCAATGAAATTCAAAATCTTAACTTGGTTGGCAACGACTTATCTATTAGCGGTGGCAACACGGTTACACTTCCCGCTCCTAGTTCCGCAGACTGGAACACACTTTCCAACATCCCTGTAGGATTTCAGGACGGAATAGATAATGACACAAATCTTGATGAAACAGCTGTTGATGCTTTTGTTTCTAACAATGGATTTTTAACCACCGAAATAGACGGGAGTATTACCAATGAAATTCAAAATCTTAACTTGATTGGCAACGACTTATCTATTAGCGGTGGCAACACGGTTACACTACCAGGAAACACCTACACTGGAACTAATGGAATTAATATTACTGGAACTATTATAAGCCTAGATCCAGGTACAATCCCCACAGGAAGTATACCTGCAAGTTTAATTGAACCCAATCCAATTTTTAATGGAATAGTAACTGCAGCTAGTTTTACTTCTGCTACAGCAAATTACCCTGATTATGTCTTCCAAAAATACTTCTTAGGCAAGTCTACTTTAAAATCTGATTATGAATTTTTATCATTAGAAAGTATTGAGACATATTTAAAAACTAATCACCATTTACCTGGCGTCAAATCAGCAGAAGAAGTTGCTAATAACAATGGTAATTGGAATCTTACTGAAGGTGCGTTAATCAACCTCGAAAAAATAGAAGAATTATTTCTTCATACTATAGCGCAAGAAAAAAAGATAAAAGAGCTGCAATCTTCAAATAACACCATGTCAACAGAAATAAAAGCCCTTAAAGCTCAAATGGAAGAAATTAAAACCATTTTACTAGAAAAATCGAATAACTAATGAAGAACTATTCATTTTTATTTTTCTTTACATTCGTGGCATTTGTTTCCGCGCAATCTGCGCTTTACAACAATGGTAACTTACGAATTCATGAAAGTGGCGCCATTGGTTTTCATACTAACCTTATTAATGAAGCCCCTTTAGACAATAACCTTGGTTTAGTCGGTTTTTATGGCTCACAGCCATTAGCTGTTTCCGGTACTAGTGTACCTCAATTCTATGATTTAGAAATTGCAACAGATAATAATTTGGAATTGTTTTTAGGTATCGATAATACCAACAATACCAATTTTATAGTAGGCAATATTTACGCGCCTTTAACGCAATCTAGTGTTTATTATAATTTTTTAAGTAATGCGTTCTACACAGGCGAAAATGATTTTTCTAAAATTGAAGGCTACGCCGCTATTACTAATCAGCAAAATTTTGGTTTTCCTATAGGCGATAGTGAATTTATGCGTCCGCTGATACTTAATTCTGAAAGCACGAACCTTTTTGCCAAGTGTGCTTATTTCTTTGAAAATGCAAATAATCCAATTTCGTTCAATACTACTTTTGACACTACCGAAAAATCTATCGATGTTGAAAATATTAGCGTAAAGGAATTCTGGAAACTAGAAGGTAACATTGCTTCGAACGTTACCCTTAGCTGGAATCAACGTAGTGCTATGGCAAATGTAACTGAAGATGCATCTACCATTATTCCCGTGGGCTGGAATAAAAATTCCCAACGTTGGACTAGCCTTGCCAACGGAGCTCCCGTAGGTACTTTAAACGAGGGTTTTGTAAGTACAATTTCTTTTGTGCCAGATGATTATGAAATAATTACCCTTGGTGCATCAAAGACACCTTATGAACCTTTATCCAAAGAGGTTTTAATACTAGATAATTATATAGTTTCTGCTAATGATGACGGTATAAATGATTCCTTTTTCATTCCTGAATTGGAAGAATACACTAGCCATTCCGTACAAATATATGATCGATATGGCTTAAAAGTATTTGAAATGGAAAATTATACAAACCAATTTACAGGATTTTCTAATTTGAATAATATTCCATTGAATCAAGAAGATGGTCTGCCTGCCGGTGTTTATTTCTACATCATATACATACCTGAAGAAGATTTAAATTTTCAGGGCTTTTTATATTTGGCTCGATAATTAATTTTGGTTTTTTGCTATTCTTTATCAATTCGTATTCTTACATAAACAAAGTGTATTTGTAAACGATGAAATTCCTATTTCATCGTTATAAATATCATACTTCAAGCATTCCCAACACTTTACCTTAGCTTCACAACATAATCTTTAATTCCTACAATTACCTTCCTAATTTTATAGACATCAACATATTCCCCTAAATTTATATGTCTAACAAAATAAAATTTGTTCTTTTCTTTTTACTAACCTCTTTTTGCATAAATGCACAAGTTAAAATAGGGCAAAATCCTAACAATATTGATTCCGCTTCTATTGTAGAATTAGAAAGTACAGACAAAGCTTTTGTACTGACCAGGCTTACTACTATACAAATGCTAGCTATTGCTCCACTTAACGGAGCAGTCATCTATAATACCGACACCCAGTGTATTCATTATTACAATGGTTTAATTTGGTCTAACCTTTGTGAAGGAAATAATACCAGCTCTTTTTCTTTTTTTGATAATGGCGATGGCACCATTACGCTTTCTGATGGTAATGGAAACAATATAACATTTAACGGTGCTTCACAAACCATATCTACTCTTGACGATAATGGTGATGGGACCTATACGTACACTAATGAAAATGGTATAGAAACAATTATTTCAATAGTAAGTACCGACAACCAAAATTTACAGACAGATAATTCCCCAGGAAATATTAGTATTGATAATGGTAATACAATTACAATCAATGTTGACGATGCAGATGCAGATGACCAAAATGAAATTCAGACTTTAGATTATTCTTCAGGAGTACTTACCTTATCTAATGACCCAAATTCAACAATTATCGATTTATCTGGTTTTGATGCTAATGTAAGTGATGATTTCGATGGCGAATGGACAAGTTTAACCAATAGACCTTCAGGATTGGATGACGGTGATGATGACACGCAACTTTCCGAAGCGGAAGTGGACGCTTTTGTAGCCAACAATAATTACAGTACCGGTGCACACACTACCGATGCGACGGACTTGACCTCCGGGGTTCTTGATGATGCCCGTGTACAGGAATCGAACGTCACGCAACATGAAGCTGCTTTGACCATTACAGAATCTCAGATCTCGGATTTGACCCACACCGTGGATACCAACACGCAACTTTCCGAAGCGGAAGTAGATGCTTTTGTCGCCAATAACAACTATAGTACCGGTGCACACACTACCGACGCGGCGGACTTGACCTCCGGCGTTCTTGATGATGCCCGTGTACAGGAATCGAACGTTACACAGCATCAAACAGCTTTAACTATTACGGAATCTCAGATCTCGGATTTGACCCATACCGTTGATACGAACACACAACTTTCCGAAGCGGAAGTGGACGCTTTTGTAGCAAACAATAATTACAGTACCGGTGCACACACTACCGATGCGACGGACTTGACCTCCGGGGTTCTTGATGATGCCCGTGTACAGGAATCGAACGTTACCCAACATGAAGCTGCTTTGACCATTACAGAATCTCAGATCTCGGATTTGACCCACACCGTGGATACCAACACGCAACTTTCCGAAGCGGAAGTAGATGCTTTTGTCGCCAATAACAACTATAGTACCGGTGCACACACTACCGACGCGGCGGACTTGACCTCCGGCGTTCTTGATGATGCCCGTGTACAGGAATCAAATGTTACACAGCATCAAACGGCTTTAACTATTACGGAATCGCAAATCTCGGATTTGAACCATACCGTGGATACGAATTTGACCGAAGCGGAAGTGGACGCTTTTGTCGCGAACAACAATTACAGCACAGGTGCACACACTACCGATGCGGCAGATTTAACCTCGGGTGTCTTAGCTGATTCTCGTGTGCAAGAATCGAACGTTACCCAACATCAAGCTGCTTTGACCATTACGGAATCGCAGATCTCGGATTTGGCCCATACCGTGGATACGAACACGCAACTTTCCGAAGCGGAAGTGGACGCTTTTGTCGCGAACAACAACTATAGTACCGGCGCGCATACCACCGATGCGACGGACTTGACCTCCGGTGTTCTTGATGATGCCCGTGTACAGGAATCGAACGTTACACAGCATCAAACAGCTTTAACTATTACGGAATCTCAGATCTCGGATTTGACCCATACCGTTGATACGAACACACAACTTTCCGAAGCGGAAGTGGACGCTTTTGTCGCCAATAACAACTACAGTACCGGTGCGCATACCACCGATGCGGCGGACTTGACCTCCGGTGTTCTTGATAATGCCCGTGTACAGGAATCGAACGTTACCCAACATCAATCTGCCTTGACCATTACCGAATGGCAGATTTCGGATTTAACTCACACCGTAGATACCAACACACAACTTTCCGAAGCGGAAGTGGACGCTTTTGTCGCGAACAATAACTATAGTACCGGTGCGCATACCACCGATGCGGCGGACTTGACCTCCGGCGTTCTTGATGATGCCCGTGTACAGGAATCGAACGTTACCCAACATCAAACGGCATTAACTATTACGGAATCGCAGATCTCGGATTTAACACATACCGTGGATACCAACACACAATTGTCCGAAGCGGAAGTGGATGCTTTTGTCGCGAACAACAACTATAGTACCGGAGCGCATACCACCGATGCGGCGGACTTGACCTCCGGTGTTCTTGATGATGCCCGTGTACAGGAATCGAACATTACGCAACATGAAGCTGCTTTGACCATTACCGAATCGCAGATCTCGGATTTAACACATACCGTGGATACCAACACACAACTTTCCGAAGCGGAAGTGGACGCTTTTGTCGCGAACAACAACTATAGTACCGGTGCGCATACCACCGATGCGGCGGACCTGACCTCCGGCGTTCTTGATGATGCCCGTGTACAGGAATCGAACATTACGCAACATGAAGCTGCCTTGACCATTACCGAATCGCAAATCTCGGATTTAACACATACCGTGGATACCAACACGCAACTTTCCGAAGCGGAAGTGGACGCTTTTGTCGCGAACAATAACTATAGTACCGGTGCGCATACCACCGATACCGATACTCAATATACTGCCGGAACAGGACTTACATTAAGTGCAACCATATTCTCTGTCAATAATTTAGCTGGTGATGTTACCGGACCTATTAACGCAACTATCATAGCTGATGGCGCTATAATTGGTGGTGCAGGAGGTAAAATTGCAGATAATTCAATTACAGCATCCGACCTTGCTCCGAATTCTGTAAATGCTTCAGAAATTAATTCAAATGCAGTTGGCACATCCGAACTTCAAGTTGACGCGGTGGAAACAGAAAATTTATTAAATGGCAATGTAACACCTATAAAAATTCAGCCTGGAAGCATTAACCAAGTATTGACAACTAATAGTTCTGGAAGCGTTGTTTGGGAGAACAAATCTGCTGATATAACTACGAACTTAACTCAAAATACTACAACTGGACTTATTACCTATACAAATGAAATTAGTGCTAACCAAACTGCAAATACCGTAGGGACCGAAACTAACAATAATATTTCTGTAGGTGCCAATGGAGGTGCTTTTTATATTAGTCCCATAAAAGCTATAGGTAAAATTAGTTCAACTGGCACCGTAACAAAAGCAACATCAGGAGTTTCCGTAATAAGAATTAGCGTAGGGTATTATAGAGTAACACTACCTACAGGAGCCGTTTCAGATGCAAATTATATTATTCAGCTAACCCAACCTGGTAGAGGTGGTGCCGGTAATGATGATCCGGGTATCTCCTACTCCAACCAAACTGCAACAAGTTTTGAGGTAATAATTGGTGACAATGACAATGGTGGTACTGATAGAAGTCGTTTTGATTCTGAATTTATGTTCACCGTTTTAGATTTATAGAAAATGAATTATATAAAAATAGCACTTACAATATCATTTTTAGTAGTAACTACAGTTAGCAATGCACAGTTAGAACCTGGGTTATTATTTGGACTTACCAATGCTACCACATCAGAAATCAATGCGGTAACTACTGCTGAAATTGGGACTATGGTATATAATACAGATGTAAAAGAAATTTATGTCTTTGATGGAACTTCATGGGCATCCAATAGTCAACCAAATGTTTATATGGGAGTTTTAACCATTACATCGACTGGCATTATAAACGTAACCGGAATACCATTTCAACCTTCCCAAATTAGTTTTACGGCACATGCAAATATTGAGGCGCTGAATATAGATTCTGACAATGGTACTAGAAATAATGATTCAGGTATTGCAAATACATATGGCTCTATGAACGGTTTTGCTAGAAATGATAATGGCACCACTACACAACAAGTTATTTACGTTGGCGGTAGTGGAAATTCCATTAATGATATATCTAGATTCTCCTCTAGTAATGCGTGTATTGCGATTCGGTACAGTAATCAAAATGGAGATAAACTAGGAATTACATCCGCATCATTAAATAGCTTTAACACCAATGGGTTCACCTTAACCGTAGGAAGTCATGCCGATAATTTAGTAGTACTTTATCAAGCTTATAAATAATGTTAAAAACAACACGTATTTTTTTCTTGGTACTAATTTTATTGATTGGTAAAAATATGACCGCACAAGATGCGGTACATAATTACGGCAATATACAAGTTCACAATTCGGGTATTGTTGGTTTTCATATGGATGTCATTAATAACGGTGCATTTAATCAGAATAGAGGTTTAGTAGGTTTTTATTCTATAGACAAGCCAATAACAATTTCCGGAAAATCTAACCCAGTCTTTTATGACTTTGAGGTAGCTGTAGATAATGACTTTTACGTAGATAATACAGTTGGTGTTTTAAATAATGCCAATTTAATATCTGGCAATATAGTTACGTCTAGAGCTTCATCCGAAGTAAACATCAATTTCTTAAATGATTCTTTTTACATTGGCGAAGGCGATAATACAAAAGTAGATGGTTATGCAGCAATAAGTAAAAAAA
The genomic region above belongs to Maribacter hydrothermalis and contains:
- a CDS encoding DUF6702 family protein; its protein translation is MKYFRLVFIVLIVPLVAFTTAHKFYISVTNVDYSEKDQSVQIITRVFIDDLNTVLKERYGIPAKLGSDRESSVDREYLEKYLRTKFMVEINGETVKYDFIGKKYDSDMVICYLEVPNIPLNTLKQIGIQNEVLTDIYDDQQNVVHFKINGKKKSHVLVKSDTKGMLNL
- a CDS encoding peptidase associated/transthyretin-like domain-containing protein: MTKIVFYLIALFTVFTGVSQDDDRRPLMGSVIYMNVAVPNENVINSTSERATITNDQGRFKINVKVGDELVFTAVNYNIKVVTITEEILANNRLVVEVKEKVTELDEVVITPEQQERFLKLKNEEFKTYDYEIDRSTEVENIALSQSERGMQDGLNFVNIFRAIFKSQNEADESGPKLKVSDVLRQVYDDSFFVLDLNIPQDRIDEFLIYCDTRMPTQSLLRKENEFQLIDALVNNSKTFLKGIDEE
- a CDS encoding CCDC90 family protein; translated protein: MKAIILFILFAMLTISSVFGQIKIGDNPQNIDAASILELESNTKVFVITRVTTLEMEAITPQRGGMVYNIDTECINYYDGTQWVNLCDAVDFNITNDPIVNNRVTIEITPTAAGYNLEIAKNGILGDNIVDGGIGPDDIQDNSIGQSKLAAESVGSSEIRSNAVGSDEIRDGSIAPSDMANFIPGQVLTTDENGIVQWEATGNLQGALGDEFTISGNGTPASPLQISEGVQQNISNNNSLITAHIVADEDTDDTNELIDLSFTKLTNTLSISKSANPIGASVDLSGLIGSDDQQLTLNNNILSLEEGGTPIDLSIYANSGSDNQNLETATLANEQLTITIEGGNPTTADLGVFATDAALTTGLALKEDLANKSNNVTLGNSTVLYPTQNAVKVYVDNVVGGSAQTIVSADPNNAIIQSANDGGAYYNDGDRNSQNELQDLAFNNATNILTLTTPGTPNNQADLSGLAGITTLNNGFILVGNAANAPAEVSVSGDATMNNLGEVTIENAAVTPIKIEPGLDGQFLSTVAGAVTWVAEPTGTGGSTELVDGITITGDGTNLDRFKIEPSATLGQYLRTNAAGNVVWDNLPTGTAGTVTSDGITIVGDGLATALQVPTGGITSLQIFDETIATADIADDNVTPDKIEQGAAGEVLTTDINGDVIWAPNNNLDNQNASEVPFTPAGNTVSTNVQAAITELQTEIDGITITGEANTASNQGTAGVGTFIQKNGVDLEFRSVNAGSNKITISEDAVNNEILVDIDDTNLTIIESQISDLTHTIDTDDQNAADVPFTPAGNTISTDVQAAITELQTEIDGMTAGNNFSNADLTLDANRTHQLAGFDLNFDGSGNIGIGNNNPQNKLHVSGEIRSEGYNSSQGTALLPAYSFSTGDDINTGMYRPAADEIGFSVGGIEALRVEEDGGNTNVIVYQSLQLNNLLLDKDGEAGTTGQILSSTGAQTDWIDAPTNTSADWNTLSNIPVGFQDGIDNDTNLDETAVDAFVSNNGFLTTEIDGSITNEIQNLNLVGNDLSISGGNTVTLPAPSSADWNTLSNIPVGFQDGIDNDTNLDETAVDAFVSNNGFLTTEIDGSITNEIQNLNLVGNDLSISGGNTVTLPAPSSADWNTLSNIPVGFQDGIDNDTNLDETAVDAFVSNNGFLTTEIDGSITNEIQNLNLIGNDLSISGGNTVTLPGNTYTGTNGINITGTIISLDPGTIPTGSIPASLIEPNPIFNGIVTAASFTSATANYPDYVFQKYFLGKSTLKSDYEFLSLESIETYLKTNHHLPGVKSAEEVANNNGNWNLTEGALINLEKIEELFLHTIAQEKKIKELQSSNNTMSTEIKALKAQMEEIKTILLEKSNN
- a CDS encoding gliding motility-associated C-terminal domain-containing protein, with amino-acid sequence MKNYSFLFFFTFVAFVSAQSALYNNGNLRIHESGAIGFHTNLINEAPLDNNLGLVGFYGSQPLAVSGTSVPQFYDLEIATDNNLELFLGIDNTNNTNFIVGNIYAPLTQSSVYYNFLSNAFYTGENDFSKIEGYAAITNQQNFGFPIGDSEFMRPLILNSESTNLFAKCAYFFENANNPISFNTTFDTTEKSIDVENISVKEFWKLEGNIASNVTLSWNQRSAMANVTEDASTIIPVGWNKNSQRWTSLANGAPVGTLNEGFVSTISFVPDDYEIITLGASKTPYEPLSKEVLILDNYIVSANDDGINDSFFIPELEEYTSHSVQIYDRYGLKVFEMENYTNQFTGFSNLNNIPLNQEDGLPAGVYFYIIYIPEEDLNFQGFLYLAR